From Algoriphagus sp. NG3, the proteins below share one genomic window:
- a CDS encoding glycine-rich domain-containing protein gives MTYTSNFDLNGSQLCIEKGSTLTKGNGNWNGAWTVNNYGTFNPNSLNIGNTNTINNHGFFFATSNTNFGTGSKLNNLGTANILGNFSATVVNYGTLNIGLSSVNAIITSTGNLNFTANNVNLNSSSSINSTGNINFSGIGQMDFNGDFSSNGNLTINGNAKFQSDKGAIILGNAAIAGQLENNKMFYLAGSVSAGSIRNNGIIGALNGNQCNSITVTNNSSDDFFNDGTITGNNYDYMGTGSALYVNKLPNTANNKFLSGGAKVGSCPSVDCLTTQQITTSAGIDIIYVYKCSDTFVLPQLIEGEELITASIMVVGGGGGGGFGDAAGGGGAGAINYNTAVTLTPGHPYEVVVGFGGAGANSTLIQGGNGAISSFNGMIALGGGGGGSTAILNGLGRTGGSGGGGAYSSTGINGIGGQTSGTYVNSGGKANHSGGGNQNSGGGGGGSFGSGQDGSGNLGGNGANGTLVNVGTINILADVPATFYSDNSVSEAFAAGGGGNGVNPGIGNGGGIPSGGGGGSSIGGDGIRGGKGLEGKRNTGSGGGAGSTGGGSGGHGIVIIRVTYRILPVEFLSFNATYLPQDRSALLNWSTAKEWENSHFEIERAVNSVKQWETVGRVEGSGYSEAPVEYNFTDTELPKTGGNIFYRLKQVDFSGKYSYSKTRTIQVDAVDSKTVWVAYPNPSNNGSAISVDLLQLNQYQDELISIRMINMLGEGESAILTSPENMSQMVSEWLLAKKAGLYILEIHWGANIQKIKLIRN, from the coding sequence GTGACCTATACTTCAAATTTTGACCTAAATGGATCTCAGCTATGCATTGAAAAAGGTTCTACTTTAACAAAAGGGAACGGCAATTGGAATGGAGCATGGACAGTTAATAATTATGGCACCTTTAATCCTAATTCTTTAAATATAGGGAATACAAACACCATCAATAACCATGGCTTTTTTTTCGCAACATCAAATACAAATTTTGGAACTGGGAGCAAATTAAACAACTTAGGGACTGCCAATATTCTTGGAAACTTCTCAGCAACTGTGGTGAATTATGGAACACTTAATATTGGATTAAGTTCTGTCAATGCAATTATTACAAGTACTGGGAATTTAAATTTTACAGCAAACAACGTCAATCTCAATAGTTCTTCCTCTATAAATTCTACTGGAAACATTAATTTTTCTGGCATTGGACAAATGGATTTTAATGGAGATTTTTCTTCAAATGGAAACTTGACTATAAATGGTAACGCAAAATTTCAAAGTGACAAAGGAGCTATAATTTTAGGTAACGCAGCAATTGCAGGACAGTTAGAAAATAACAAAATGTTCTATTTGGCAGGATCTGTAAGCGCTGGTTCGATAAGAAATAATGGCATCATTGGAGCCCTTAATGGCAACCAATGCAACTCTATTACAGTCACAAATAATTCGAGCGATGATTTTTTCAATGACGGAACAATCACTGGAAACAATTACGATTATATGGGGACAGGCTCAGCATTATATGTCAACAAACTCCCTAATACTGCTAATAATAAATTTTTATCTGGCGGAGCCAAAGTAGGCTCCTGCCCCTCAGTTGACTGTCTTACAACACAACAAATAACTACATCTGCAGGAATCGATATTATTTATGTTTATAAATGTTCAGACACGTTCGTCCTCCCTCAGCTCATTGAAGGTGAAGAATTAATAACAGCATCTATCATGGTTGTGGGAGGTGGTGGTGGTGGTGGATTTGGAGATGCAGCTGGCGGAGGTGGTGCTGGCGCCATTAATTATAACACCGCAGTCACATTAACTCCAGGACATCCATACGAAGTCGTTGTCGGATTTGGGGGAGCAGGCGCTAACAGTACTCTCATTCAAGGCGGAAATGGTGCTATCTCAAGTTTTAATGGCATGATCGCTCTAGGAGGAGGAGGTGGCGGATCTACCGCTATATTAAATGGCCTAGGAAGAACTGGTGGCTCTGGTGGAGGAGGAGCTTACTCTTCTACCGGCATTAATGGGATTGGGGGTCAAACATCCGGCACTTATGTGAATAGCGGTGGAAAAGCCAATCATTCAGGAGGTGGCAATCAAAATTCAGGTGGAGGCGGAGGAGGATCATTTGGTTCAGGTCAAGATGGATCCGGGAATTTAGGAGGAAATGGGGCAAATGGCACGTTAGTCAATGTAGGAACTATTAACATTTTAGCTGATGTACCTGCAACTTTCTATTCAGACAACAGTGTAAGCGAAGCATTTGCTGCCGGAGGTGGTGGAAATGGAGTAAACCCTGGAATTGGTAACGGAGGTGGTATCCCTTCTGGAGGAGGAGGAGGATCTTCTATCGGAGGTGATGGAATTAGAGGAGGAAAAGGCTTAGAAGGTAAGCGAAATACGGGATCAGGAGGAGGCGCAGGATCCACCGGGGGAGGAAGTGGTGGCCACGGTATAGTGATCATCAGAGTCACCTACCGCATCCTTCCCGTCGAATTCCTTTCCTTCAACGCCACCTATCTACCCCAAGACCGCTCTGCCCTACTCAACTGGTCCACTGCAAAGGAATGGGAAAACTCGCATTTTGAGATTGAACGCGCGGTGAATTCGGTAAAGCAATGGGAAACCGTGGGGCGGGTGGAAGGCAGCGGCTATTCTGAAGCACCTGTTGAATACAACTTCACGGATACTGAACTCCCAAAAACCGGTGGTAATATCTTCTACAGACTGAAGCAGGTTGACTTTTCGGGTAAATACAGCTACAGCAAGACCAGAACTATTCAAGTGGATGCCGTAGACAGCAAGACGGTCTGGGTAGCTTACCCTAACCCAAGTAACAATGGATCTGCAATATCCGTGGATCTCCTACAGCTAAATCAATACCAGG
- a CDS encoding glycine-rich domain-containing protein: MKNQHFLIFLIICIQFLGVDCLGQVYTTTGNSTNWNDAAAWSRTNPTGCPNQNGGPPPPRTLNQGNACPVKIIINHPITFTGSSSIGGGFMDSLIVNTGGNLTFTGNLDVTNTGFQPSVGAFSFTVRGGGILNVNGNFTNQNGTSIRVQSAGQFNVAGNYNTTGTSSSLTVDPTSSLSVGGATTINSNHSLSVTGNFTTNTLSTGGGGTILFNGASTISVTNTLSHINGSITMSATSNLFVGGNLDMNGSAILNLSGDTDIKVLGNLNLLNGIINNSGNGDIRIDGNISMSGGGTYNGSNNSYIQANGNHVISANNPVNLSGDAKFVVLGDQTGGFWGGPSSSGNSCYRSNNRPNSLCLPCNTTYSSNSSFFVPAGVTQITIEMVGGGGRGGNRTSNGRAGGGGGGAYSRINVAVTPGETLGVFVGSGGNQTTANGGISYVTRNPALPIETGSILFAGGGNAGADGGAGGAGGTRDNRTTSFAGGNGANASNSGTLGSGGGGSAGGSNAAGNNGGIVTAGANPQGIGGPGGDGTNGDSNGSSPLSGFGGGGGGARRNNTLSTGRIGGNGASGHVIISYTCPANTPCSRFLDFGTSDGFTIIEYVCSGVWNAPEGLEEFSVTSIGGGGGGGFGSSAGGGGGGAIVTQTFSNINQQPANPPSRPIPTTYGFPENTNFTVTVGNGGNGATNSTRSTNGNASGISGNFQNYANTTVNISSVATGGGGGGSSNNFSFRNGSPGGSGGGAARQGTSNGNAGTAGNPGATNVGGNSNSSVITSQGGGGGGAGSAGSNGDNTPLLGVSIGGNGGNGSISGVPGLTANFAAGGGGTATGGFTTNIAGSGGSGGGGNGNNSGLGLAGGINTGSGGGAGSTGGGNGGSGRVFIYYQNFRILPVEYLYFKAVYNSSLRSGDLAWATAKEWENSHFEIERSVNDVKLWKTIGQVTGAGYSEIPTEYTYQDIKLPLAGGNIFYRLKQFAFDGDSTYSETRAIQVAPIDGYFYWRVFPNPTSGDPFKLELIDPGAYKDESITVRIISGSGKFGIITSSTASTLSTQISEWLRGKAAGVYTLEISWGIKKEYHKVILRR, encoded by the coding sequence ATGAAAAATCAGCATTTTTTGATTTTTTTAATTATCTGTATCCAATTCCTTGGAGTAGATTGCCTTGGCCAAGTATATACCACAACCGGCAATAGTACCAATTGGAATGATGCTGCTGCTTGGTCAAGAACTAATCCTACAGGATGCCCAAACCAAAATGGAGGTCCTCCCCCACCAAGAACGCTCAACCAAGGCAACGCCTGTCCAGTAAAAATCATCATCAATCATCCCATTACTTTTACTGGCAGCAGTTCTATTGGGGGAGGTTTTATGGACTCTCTAATAGTGAATACCGGTGGAAACTTGACTTTCACAGGAAATCTAGATGTGACAAATACCGGATTTCAACCCAGTGTAGGAGCCTTTTCCTTCACTGTCAGAGGAGGAGGAATTTTGAATGTCAACGGAAACTTTACAAATCAGAACGGAACTTCGATCAGAGTCCAAAGTGCAGGGCAATTCAATGTGGCTGGGAATTATAATACTACAGGAACATCCTCATCATTAACCGTGGATCCTACGTCAAGCCTGTCAGTGGGAGGAGCTACTACCATTAACTCCAATCATTCGCTTAGTGTAACGGGAAACTTCACAACGAATACTTTGAGCACTGGTGGAGGAGGTACTATTCTCTTTAACGGTGCTTCCACTATTTCTGTCACAAATACTCTTTCCCATATAAATGGCAGTATCACTATGTCTGCTACTTCTAATTTGTTCGTAGGTGGCAACCTAGATATGAACGGAAGTGCAATTTTGAATTTATCTGGAGATACGGACATCAAAGTATTGGGCAATCTGAATCTTTTAAATGGCATCATCAATAATTCCGGAAATGGGGATATAAGAATAGATGGCAACATATCTATGTCAGGAGGTGGCACCTATAATGGCAGCAACAATAGCTACATTCAGGCAAACGGTAATCATGTTATTTCTGCAAACAACCCGGTGAATCTTTCTGGAGATGCTAAATTTGTAGTTTTGGGTGATCAAACGGGTGGGTTTTGGGGAGGACCTTCTTCATCAGGCAATTCCTGTTATCGTTCAAACAACAGACCCAATTCATTATGTCTCCCCTGTAATACTACCTACTCATCTAACTCATCTTTCTTCGTCCCGGCAGGCGTCACTCAAATCACCATTGAAATGGTAGGCGGTGGTGGCAGAGGCGGAAATAGAACTTCAAATGGTAGAGCCGGCGGAGGTGGAGGTGGGGCATATTCGAGAATCAATGTCGCGGTTACTCCAGGAGAGACTTTGGGAGTATTTGTTGGTTCTGGTGGAAATCAAACCACAGCAAACGGTGGAATCTCTTATGTTACCCGAAATCCCGCTCTTCCCATAGAGACGGGAAGCATTTTATTTGCCGGAGGCGGAAATGCCGGGGCGGATGGAGGGGCCGGTGGAGCTGGAGGAACAAGAGACAACCGAACAACTTCGTTTGCCGGAGGAAATGGAGCCAATGCATCCAATTCAGGAACGCTGGGATCTGGTGGAGGTGGATCTGCAGGAGGTAGCAATGCTGCCGGCAACAATGGAGGAATAGTCACTGCAGGGGCAAATCCTCAGGGAATCGGTGGGCCGGGAGGTGATGGTACTAATGGAGATTCAAATGGCTCCTCTCCTTTGTCTGGTTTTGGCGGCGGAGGCGGAGGCGCAAGAAGGAATAATACACTTTCTACTGGCAGGATTGGAGGAAATGGTGCATCAGGGCATGTAATAATTTCCTATACCTGCCCCGCTAATACGCCATGTTCAAGATTTTTAGATTTCGGAACCAGCGATGGCTTTACAATTATTGAATATGTTTGTTCGGGAGTTTGGAACGCTCCTGAAGGGCTCGAAGAATTTTCTGTAACCTCCATAGGTGGCGGAGGAGGTGGAGGATTTGGTTCATCCGCAGGAGGTGGTGGCGGAGGTGCCATAGTTACCCAAACCTTCTCCAATATTAATCAGCAACCTGCCAATCCGCCAAGTCGACCTATTCCGACTACGTATGGATTTCCGGAAAACACGAATTTTACAGTCACTGTGGGGAATGGAGGAAATGGTGCTACCAATTCTACTAGAAGTACAAATGGAAATGCTTCCGGAATATCGGGGAATTTTCAAAATTATGCGAACACCACTGTCAATATATCTTCTGTTGCAACTGGAGGAGGAGGAGGAGGAAGTAGCAATAACTTTTCATTCCGAAATGGTTCGCCCGGAGGATCGGGAGGCGGAGCTGCTCGACAGGGTACTTCAAACGGTAATGCAGGAACGGCGGGTAATCCAGGTGCAACTAATGTAGGGGGAAATAGCAACAGTTCCGTTATTACCTCCCAGGGAGGTGGAGGTGGCGGTGCAGGCTCAGCAGGGAGTAATGGCGACAATACGCCCTTATTGGGTGTTTCAATTGGAGGAAATGGAGGAAATGGATCTATATCAGGAGTTCCTGGGCTCACCGCAAATTTTGCAGCAGGCGGAGGAGGAACAGCAACTGGGGGGTTTACTACAAACATTGCTGGTTCAGGAGGATCTGGAGGTGGTGGTAATGGAAATAATAGTGGACTTGGTTTGGCTGGAGGTATCAACACAGGTTCAGGCGGTGGAGCAGGAAGTACCGGGGGTGGAAATGGTGGCTCAGGACGAGTCTTTATATACTACCAAAACTTCCGCATTCTTCCTGTTGAATACCTTTATTTTAAAGCTGTGTACAATAGTTCTTTACGATCAGGAGACTTGGCTTGGGCTACGGCTAAAGAATGGGAAAACTCTCATTTTGAAATTGAACGCTCAGTCAATGATGTAAAATTATGGAAAACCATCGGCCAAGTGACTGGGGCAGGCTATTCGGAGATTCCGACGGAATATACTTATCAGGACATAAAACTTCCGCTAGCCGGCGGAAATATTTTCTATCGCTTGAAGCAGTTTGCCTTTGATGGGGATTCAACTTACAGTGAAACCAGGGCCATTCAGGTGGCGCCAATTGATGGGTATTTTTATTGGAGAGTTTTCCCTAATCCTACCTCAGGAGATCCTTTCAAATTAGAGCTAATAGATCCTGGCGCATATAAAGACGAATCTATTACTGTTAGGATTATCAGCGGCTCAGGAAAATTTGGAATCATAACTTCCAGTACAGCTAGCACCCTGAGCACGCAGATATCAGAATGGCTTAGAGGAAAAGCTGCGGGAGTTTATACCTTAGAAATTTCTTGGGGGATTAAGAAGGAATATCACAAGGTGATCCTCAGAAGATAG